The Flaviramulus sp. BrNp1-15 genome includes the window CAAGGTGTTTTCTCCTGAATAATTTGAAAGATAAAGATCTGGGTACAAATCATTATTTAAATCACCACTTGCAACACCTTTAAAAAAGCCTATTGCGGATATACCGGCTTCTTTTGTTATATTTTTAAATGTGCCGTTACTTTGATTTAAAAAGAGTTCACATTCACTTTTTTTATTTTCAGACCACTCGTTGGCAATAAATAAGTCAACCCATCCATCAAGATTAAAATCGGACCAAACAGCTGTTTGTGTAGGGTTGAGAGAGTATATACCAGAAGCTATAGTAACATCAGTAAAAGTGCCATCACCATTATTTTTCATTAGTGAATTTGGTATTCCACCATTATTAGATAACCAAGCACCTCTTAAAATTATAAAATCTAGATAACCATCGTTGTTATAATCAGCATGCCTTAAGTTTAGTCCACCAGTAACACCTTTTAAACCTGCATCAATAGTCTTATCTATAAAACTTCCGTTTTGGTCATTTTCAAAATACTTTATTTGGTCTTGAAATCCCCATGATGAGGCTATAATATCTAAATAGCCATCTCCGTTAAAGTCATCAACACAAGTGCCTCCAGCATTTTTATTTTCAGCTACACCTAAATCCATAGCAATATCTGAAAACTTCGGAAAATTTGTTGCACTAGAAAAATAAGATTCTGGTATTCTATATTCACTAGGTACATTTTTCGGGTAAGTACCTAAAGTCATATTTGCGATGTTTAATAAGTATTGGCACTCGAGGTCGTTTGGGTTGTTCTTTAATAATTCATTTAAAATATTAATAGCTTTTTCTGCGCCTTCTTTTAACTTATGTTGTGCTTTTGGAGATATGGGTATAATACAAGATTCGTTATTATGATTGTTAAGGCAATTATCAAGTTCAGCTTTTCTTATGTAAGCAATAGCCAGTTGCTTTTTTATAACAAACAATATTTGAGATTTGTTTTTTATATTAGATTGTTCAATAGTCGATAAAACTTCGTTTAACGTAGCAATTGATTCTTCGGTTTTACCAGCATTAAGTAGTTCCATTCCATAAGTAAACAAGATATTTACTCTATCTAAACCGTTTAAATTTTGAAGTTTAGCGGCTAGAATATTTACTTTTTTGCTGTTAAGAATATATGGAACGTTTTGAACATCAATTTTTGCAACTGCTTCTTCAACTTTTTTAATCATTTCCTTGGTAGGTTCGTCTGGCTCTCCTTCTTGTATAGAAATGACTTGGTCTAGTTTAATAGATTGTTCTTTTTTTTTATTGTTGCAGTTAAAAAATAGGAGTATAAAAAAAAGCCCCAATATTACGAAGAATTTGTTTTTGTAATATTTTAGGAGCATTGTTTTAGGATTTGTTATGTTTTATTATGTAATAATTAGCTAATCCAACTTTATTCTTTCATCCCTATTCGCTAATTCCCAAGCGGTGTGAAAAATTAAACGCGTTCGCGTTTCTAAAAATTCGTAGTTAATTTTGTCTGGTGTGTCGCTAGGTCTGTGGTAATCGGCATGTGTACCATTAAAGTAGAAAATAACCGGTATATTATTTTTGGCAAAATTGTAATGATCTGAACGGTAATAAAAACGATTAGGGTCGTTATCATCATTGTAAGTATAATCAAATTCTAAATTAAAATACTCTTTATTTACCTCTTCAGAAAGGTCATGTAATTCTTTGCTTAATTTATCTGACCCAATTAAATATAAGTAGTTTTCACCGCCTTCGTGCTTTGGGTCTACACGACCAATCATATCAATATTTAAATTAGCAACAGTATTTTCTAAAGGGAAAACAGGATCTTCATTAGCATAATATCGAGAACCAAAAAGACCTATTTCTTCGCCAGTTACATGTAAAAAAAGAATAGAACGTTTGGGGCCATTTCCCTTTTTCTCAGCAGCTTTAAAAGCTTCTGCAATTTCTAAAATAGCTACAGTACCAGAGCCATCATCATCTGCACCATTATTAATATCGCCATTTTTAGAAATTCCTATATGGTCTAAATGAGCTGAAATGACTATAACTTCGTCTGGCTTTTCAGAACCTTTAATGTAAGCTAGAACATTTTCTGAGTCTTTTATACCATCACTAAAATAAGAAGCTGGAATATCTTGAAAATAATCACCTTCTGTAATTGGAGAAGGAATATTTGCAGATAAGTAATGATTTTTTATAAATTCAATTGCTTTTTTTTGTCCGGGTTCGCCAGTTTTTCTGCCTTCAAAATCATCAGATGCATAGGTGTAAAGCATATCTTTAAGCTCACTTGCTGTGATAGTTTTTGCATAAGTTTCTGGAGCAGATGATTTTTTAGACTTATTTTGAGAAGAGCTACATGATGTTATAAACAATGTAGCGCAGAGGAGAATTGCTAGATTTTTCAAACTTATAAATTTTAATTATTGGCACTATATTACGAAAATGAATTTATACGAATATGTTTTTCAATTTATTTTAACAATTCATTATCTCTATCTAAAACCAAACGGTGTTCTTTATTTGCAATTTCCCAGGCAGTAGTAAAAATAAGTTTTGTGCGTTTTTCTAATAACGGGTAATCTATTTTGTCTGGTGTATCGCTTATTTTATGGTAATCTTCATGCTCTCCATTAAAATAAAAAATAACTGGAATATCTTGAAGTGCAAAATTGTAGTGGTCTGATCTGGTGAAGTAACCATTTCGTTCTCCCTCAGCATTATATTTGTAATCTATATTAATATTAAAATAGGTGTTATTTACTTTTTCAGAGAGGTAATGAAGCTCTTTACTTAATCTATCTGAACCAATTAAATAAATATAATTTTTATTGTTTTTGTGTTTGTCATCCACACGACCAATCATATCAATGTTTAAATTAGCAACAGTGTTTTCTAAAGGAAATACAGGTTTCTTAATGTAATAAGCAGAACCTTGTTTACCTATTTCTTCTGCAGTTAAATGAAGGAATAAAATACTTCTTTTTGGTCCGTTTCCTTCATTTTTAGCTATGTTAAAAGCTTGAGCCATTTCCATTAATGCCACTGTTCCAGATCCATCGTCATCTGCACCTCGATATACTTTTCCATCTTCAGTAATACCTAAATGGTCTAAGTGAGCTGAAATAATAATAACTTCTTCAGGTTTTTCACTTCCTTTAATGAATGCTAAAACATTTTCAGAACTATTAATATCATCTGGTAAAAAGTTTGATGGTATAGTTTGATAATAATTATCTAGACCAATTGGAGCACTAATATTTTGGTTTTGATAATATGATTGTATAAACTCTGAGGCTAATTTTTGCCCAATTTCTCCAGCTTTTCTACCTTGAAACTCTTGTGAGGAAAACTTATAAAGATGCGTTCTTAATTCTTCGGTAGTTATTGTATTTACATATTTTGCAACTAAAGTGCTGTCAGATAGTTGAATACTATCTTTTAAATTTTCAATTTTTACAGTGTATTTAGGAGTGGCACAAGTGCCAACTAATGCAAAGAGAGAGAGAATACAAAATGCTTTCATAAGTATATTAAACAGGTTTTAATCCCATAAAACTTACTATTAACTCATTCTCTGGGGCAGGAAAATTTTAGTCTAGTAGCTTAATTAATAATAATAAAAGCAAATATATATATTTATAAGGAAATACTTACTATTCGATTGGAATATCTTCTAAATCAGATTCTTCAATTTCTAAGCCTTCAAGTTCTGAGTCATCAATATCTAATTCTTCTAATTCTTCAATGGCTTCTTCTTCAAGTTTAATTTCTGTAGCTTCTAAAACTTCTGTATCTGCTACTTTAGTTTCTGTAAAAATAGCTTTGTAAGTAGTTAGTGCAAGTGCAATAATTGTTAGAAGAAAACTAAATTGAATTATTTTTTTTACTTCTCCAGCCTTTTTAGATAAATAAAAGGCTATAAGGCCAAAAACTAACGCAAGTATAGCAGGAATAATGGCTAAATTTGAAACAGGTAAAACAGAAAGTAAAACAGCAAATATTGATGCAATTACCGCTAGAATAGTAAATAATTTTTTCATGATAATATTTTAATTTTTTAAACCTGAAGCAGATTTTATTTTTAATTCGCCATTACCAACAGGTATTTTAAACTTGCCATAAACAGGAATCTTATTTTCATCGGCAGTAATCCATAAAAGATTATTTTTACCCTGAAGCACATCAGACTCACTAGAGCCTATAGCTAATTTGTAACATTCTTTTCTTCCAATAGCAGTAGATATTGTTTCTTTACCCAAATATGTTATTTTTCCTCTTACTTCTTTTCTATCGAAAATTATTGGAAGAGTTTTACTAGAACCTACAGACATATTTGCAAAATCAAACAATCTTATATAATACAGTGTTGATACGATATCTTTTGTACCAGAGCTTATTGAAACACTTTTGTTTTCTACTTGGTTTTTCTTTTTTTTCTGAACAGATTTAACTGTTTTTGTTTTATGGCTAAAAGTGTACTTCATATTTTTATAATAAGTACCTTCATTAATATCTCTATTATATAAATATGGAGTTAAAGTTTTTGGGTTTACATAGCTTTCGTATAAATCTCTTATTTTGAAAAAATTATCCCATTTACTGTATGTTGTTGCCGTACATTTTAATCTTAATAATGTAGCTTTAGAGGTTTTAACAGGACTAGTTTCCATAGTAACTTGTGCTATATCTGTTAAAATTCCAGACATGTTATATGAAGCTGTGTAGGTAAGTTTTTCATTAATACCAATAGTATTGTTTTGAGCGCTTAAGTTAAGTGTAACAAGGCAAATTAATAATAGGTGTATACGTGGCATGTAATTTTGTTTTAGGTTATATAACGCATCAATTAACATTTATTGTGCCGAAAATACAATGCTTAAAATTATTATACTAATTTTTTTATTTCACCAGTTAATTTGTAAAGTAGTCGTTAGCTGACATTTATCATAGTTTTAACTCTTTAATCAAACTATTTTTACTTTAGAATCTATTTAACTGTTGAAATGAAAACTATTTTATTACCCACAGATTTTTCAAATAATTCTATTAATGCAATTAATTACGCTATAAAATTATTCGAGCATATTGCCTGTGATTTTTATATTTTAAATGTACAAAAAGCGTCTTCTTTTATTTCTGATGATATGATGACTGTTTCATCATCTGCAACTATTTACACTACTTTAGTAAGTGCCGCAAAAAAATCTATTACAAATATTATTTCTAAAATTGAAAAAACAACCAATAACAAAAACCACACATTTCATTCTATAGTAGATTACGATAATTTTGTTGATGCCATTAATCAAACCTGCCAGAAACATGATGTTGATTTAATTATTATGGGTACCAAAGGCGCTTCGGGTTTAGATAAAGTAATTTTTGGAAGCAATACAGTACGTGTTATGCAGCGATGCATTGTACCAGTTTTAGCTATTCCAGAAGGCTGCACGTTTAAAAAATTAGATACTATTGCTTTTACCAGTAGTTTTAGATCATCTTATTTTATTAAGGATTTAAAACCTTTAAAAGATCTAGTTAAATTATATAACACAAAATTAAAAATATTGCATGTTGAAGAAGACTATAATTTTAAAGAAAAACTAAATGAAAATATTAAGTTTTTTAAAGAACATTTTATTGATGTTACTTTTGATAGAATTATTTCTAATGGAAAAGATATTTACACCAGCATCCATGACTATGTGATTGAAAAGGATATAAAAATGATTGCTATGTTGAGTAAAAAACATCCTTTTTTAATTCGCTTGTTTTCTAAACACTCCGTTGAAACATTTGCTTTTAAAATTGATGTTCCGTTTTTAGTTATGCACAATTCTTAAAAAAACCAGAATTTTAAAAAGTTAAAAAATGAAAAATACATGCTTATCTGTTTTTCTGCTAGTACTAATGTTTACCAGTTGCAAAAATTCTAATAATAACCAATCTTACACAACACAGAGTCAAAACACAAATATAAAAAAGGATACGGTTCATCCAGGTGAAAAACTAATGAAAGTATATTGTTATTCGTGTCATGATGCCACTACAAGCGAAGATTTAAGATTAGGGCCGCCTATGATTGCTATTAAAAGACGTTATATTTTTAAGGATACTTCAAAAGAAGAATTTATTAACGATATACAAGAGTGGATTAAAAACCCAACTGAAAAAAACGCAAAAATGTATGGTGCAGTAAAACGTTTTGGTGTAATGTCTAAAATGTATTATCCAGAAGATATAATCGCAAAAATAGCTGATTATATGTATGATAATGACATAGAGCAACCCGAATGGTTTGAAGAGCATTACAAACAAAATATGGGCAATAGAAACCGCAATAGAGGTGGTTTTTAACTTTATTCACAAAAATATTATTTCTCTGTAACATTTTTTGATTGTATGCGTCAAATAAGTATCAATCAAAAAAATCGCCATCATGAGAGAAGATAATCAACTTTTAGTCATAACACATTTAAGTCAGTTAATAACCTTATTTACAGGTTTTGGTAGTTTATTATTACCGCTTGTGCTTTGGTTAACACAAAAAGAAAAAGTGTATCAAATGGATACACATGGTAAAAACATTGTAAACTTTCAGTTAAGCTTAATAGTTTACTGTCTTATATGTATACCTTTAATTTTATTATTCGGTTTAGGCTTATTAGGTTTTTTAATTTTAGGAATAGTATCTATTATATTTCCTATTGTAAATGCCATTAAAGCCAGTAGAGGAGAAACAGCTACTTATCCTTTCACCATTAATTTTATTAATTAGAACATAAAACTCTTTATCTCTTAATTTTATTAGTTAGTTAGTATGAGATAAAAAAAAGCTCACCATATGGTGAGCTTTTTATATATAGCTAAAGCAAAATTCTTAAATTGTTTAGTTGGTAAAATGTTGTGGTGAAAAATAAATTTTGCCTTAGCTTAAAAATTAACTATTTAACATTACAGGCATTACCAGCATAGTAATTTGTTCGCCTTCATCTAGTCCATCAACAGGTGTTAAAATACCAGCTCTATTAGGCATACTCATTTCTAATTGTACTTCATCAGAGCTTAAATTATTCAACATTTCGGTTAAAAAACGTGAATTAAAACCAATTTGCATATCATCACCTTGATAATCGCAAGTTAATCGCTCTTCTGCTTTATTACTGTAATCTATATCTTCTGCCGAAATATTAAGTTCTGCACCAGCAATTTTTAAACGTATTTGGTGTGTTGTTTTGTTAGAGAAAATACTAACACGACGTACAGAATTTAAAAATTGATTTCTGTCTATTACTAATTTATTAGGGTTTTCCTTAGGAATAACCGCTTCGTAATTTGGGTATTTACCGTCAATTAAACGACAAATTAGCTCAGAATTTTCAAAAGTAAATTTAGCGTTAGATTCGTTGTATTCAATAGTAACATCATCTTCACTAGCTGCTAAAATTCCTTTTAAAAGGGTTAAAGGTTTCTTTGGCATAATAAATTCTGCAACTTGATTTGCTTTAATATCCTCGCGTGTATATTTTACTAATTTGTGAGCATCAGTAGCCACAAAGGTTAATCCTTGTGTAGAAAACTGAAAAAATACACCACTCATTACCGGACGTAAATCATCATTTCCTGCAGCAAAAATAGTTTTGCTAATAGCAGTTGCTAGAACATCACCAGTTACAACAGTTTTACTTGGGTCTTCAAGAGCCACAGCTTTTGGGAATTCGTTACCATCGGCATAAGCTAATGCGTATTTACCGTGGTTAGAACTTATTTCTACAGTGCTATTATCTTCAACAACAAAGGTTAGAGGTTGCTCTGGAAATGTTTTTAAAGTATCTAACAATAAACGTGCAGGAATGGCAACGCTTCCGCTACTGTCACTCTCAACATCTAAAGATGAAGACATTGTGGTTTCTAAATCACTTGCAGAAACGGTTAATTTTGTATGATCTAATTCAAATAAAAAATTATCTAAAATTGGTAAGGTGTTTGAATTATTGATAACGCCACCTAAAACTTGTAATTGTTTTAATAAATATGTACTTGATACTATAAATTTCATGTGTTAGTTTATATTTTTTTTAAAGATCACATGCAACATTTATTTTGTGTTTATAAATACCATAAGGCATTTATTATAAATGTTTCATCTAAAATAGCTTAGTTTTTATTGTAATTATACTACTTACAAATATATTCCAATCCCTCTTTATTTGGAAAGAAACTTATTAACATTTAAGACGCGTATTTTTTCTTTCTTAAGTAATTAAAAAAGAATCCAAAGATACCTAGTAATACCATTGGTAATGCAATGTTTATGAGTTGCCACTTAGTTTTTTCTGATGTTATTTTTTGCTGATTTAAGAATGCTACGGCTATTTCTTTAGACCGAATGTTTATAAGTCCATCATCGTCTAGCAAATAATTAACGGTATTCAACAAAAATTCTTTATTGCCATAGGTTTGTCCTGTCCAACGGTCAAAACCTAATTCTTGCGGTGTATTTCTAATTACATCGTTTTTTATAACATCACCATCAGCAATAACTACCATTTTGGTTGGTACACTTTTATTTTTTTCTTCCGAAAGGGTAAAAGGTTTTATAAGATTATTATAAGCCGAATTAAATTCACCTTCAAGTAAAACGGCTAATGTTTGGTTACCTTTATTAAAACTTGCAGGATCTTGCTCTTTAGTCACTAAATTTAAGTTAATTTCTCTTGGAGTGCCTTCAAGCTTTGTTAAAGGAGCAGATTCTAAAAGGATAGTTTTTTTAACACTGTTTTTAAGTGTGTCAATTTGATTTGCAAAATCAAACCTTACCAAATTTAAATTGTTTACAATTGGATGATTATTACTTGTTGCAGCTAATGGCGAATAAGGCCATCTTAAATTTTGAAATTGAGACTCGCTACCACTTCCCATTGCCAAAGTTATAGGAGCAGAGTATAGGGTGCTTACCATAACCGGATTTATACGAACGCCATATTTAAAGAAAAAATCGGTTAAGTTTAAATCTCTTGAAATAGCAAAATTTCGTCCAGCATCATTATAAAGGCTGTCCTTTTCCATGACTACGGCATCAATTAACCAAAGACTTTTACCACCATTCATAGTGTATTGGTCTAAAACAAACTTTTCATTTTCGGTAAATTGTTCTGTAGGTTTTGCTGAAATAATTAAGTCGAAACCCCTTAAATCTGTTAATGTTTTTTGCGGATTTTTAGACACACTGTCTAATGTAAAAGGTGCAATAAAATAATATTCACCAAGCTTCTTAACAAAGTCTGCAATATACTTGTCATCAAGTTGTTTGTTACCTTTTAAAATAGCAATTTTCCGTTTTTTAGGTTTTATTAATTTGCTGAATCCATCTGCGAAAGCGTATTCTAGATGTTGTACAGAATTACTAACTAAGTCTTGTTGCGAAGCACCTATTTTATTTTTTACTAAAGGAATAATAACCGTTTGCTCATTATAACTAGCTAATGCCCAAGGAAAAATTATAGCTTGCGACGATTTTCCGTTTTCTTGAATGCTTAATTGCATAGGTGTTAACCCCCTTTGTGTTAATTGTTGAATATTTCGTTCTCTAGTTGTATCATCTTCTAGCGGATTAATAAAATTAAAGATGATGTTTTTGTTTTTTGCTGAAAACTCTTCGAGTAATTGTTTAGTTTCTTTTTGAAGACGTCTGAATTCCGAAGGAAAATCATCGCCTTCTAAAAATATATCGACAACAATAGGTGATTCAATGTCTTTAACAACATTTATGGCAGATTCACTTAAAGTATAGCGTTTATCTGAAGTTAAATCGAAACGTTTATATACTTTACTGCTAATAAAATTAATCGCTATTAAAACAATTACCAGTAAGACTATATGTTTTAAATTTTTATTCAAATTTTTGTTTTAATTGATATTGTTTAATTGTATTTACTCTATTGTTGCTAAATGAAAACTCAACACATTCCTGCATTTTATTAAAGGCGCCAGGTTTAATACCTAAATTATAGTTCCATTTTTCGGGAGAATTTGCTTTAATTGAATCGTCCCATCCAAACCATTCACTTTTGCCTAAAAGCATTTCTACTTCGCTTTTTGTTTTTCCAGTAAACAAGCTTTCATCAACAATATTACCAATCATTTCGTAACGTAAAGCAGGTTTTTCTTTCCAAGCTTCAGTATTAAAATATTTTTGATGATGATAACTGCTAAATATATTCAACATAGGATAAAATAAATAAAAATAAACGATAGGAGCTAAAACTAAGCTTATTAAAAATGTTAACCATTTACGTTTATCAATAGTATTTATAAATAACCAAACCAGTATAAAAACAACTACTAAAAAAACAACAAACAAAGGAGTAATAATCATCTATTTTACTTTGCTAATGTTAAGTTTAGTAAGCATTAGGAAAAATACCGTAATGCTTAAAAAATATAATATATCGCGAGTATCTAAAACACCACGACTCATACTTTTAAAATGTACGCTCATACCCAATTGTTCTATAAAATTGCTTGAAGTAAATTCTGCAACACCTTCAAAACCAATATAAAATATAAAACAAATAAAAACCGCTGTAATAAATGCAACTATTTGATTATCTGAAATAGTTGAAGCAAATACTCCAATTGCTGTATAAGCAGCAACTAAAAATAATAAACCAAAATAGGAGCCCAGTGTACTACCCATATCTAGATTACCAATAGGATTTCCTAATTGATAAACGGTATAAACGTATAATAAAGTTGGTAAAAGAGCAATGAGTATTAAAATAAAAGCTCCAAAATATTTTCCTAAAACGATATTAATTAAAGAAATAGGTTTAGTGAGTAGAAGTTCTAAAGTGCCTTGTTTTTTTTCATCAGAAAAACTGCGCATAGTAACTGCAGGAATTAAGAAAATTAAAATCCAGGGCGCTAATAAAAAGAACGACGATAAATCTGCAAAACCGTAATCAATAATATTAAATTCTCCCCTAAACAACCATAAAAACAAACCATTTAAAACTAAAAAAATGGCAATAACCAAGTAGCCAATTGGCGATGCAAAAAATGAGTTTATTTCTTTTTTTAGAATTGCTAGCATTATTTTAATGTTTGTAACTTTTCAACACTCCAAGCTTTTGCAGGTTTACTAAAAAGAGGTTTTGTTTTAGACCAAACAGAATTAAATAATTCAGATTTTCTGTAACCTTCTAACGCTTCTTCAGATTCCCAATAACTATAAGTAAAAAACACAGTTGGATCTTTTACGTCTCTATATAATTCTAAAAACTGGCAACCTTCAAAATTTCTAATGCGTTGTTTTGTGTCTTCAAAATTAGAAAGAAAAATTTCTATATTTTGTTTGTAAAATCCCATTTTAACTATTCTAACTATCATAAAATCATTTACTTTTTATTGGTAATCACTTGCTTTTGTAACATTCTGTATTATTTCCTGCCCTTTTGGAATTACAGGCGATGAAATAAAATGTACACTCACAGCATCCATTAAACCTAAGCCTAATAATGTTGATGCGCTACCCACTGTTTCACTATTACTCTTGTAAACGGCAATTTCTAAAAAATCACCAGAATTAAAAACCACTAATTTTCGACCCTCATCATGTCGTTTGTTTTCAGGGATTTCAAAGTTTACAATATCGCTATATTTTTTATGTATTTTTTTAAACGTATAGTTGCGTGCAGAAATTTCAAAATCACGTCCTCTTTGGATGGTTTCAAAAAAGGCACGTTTAATATTTGTTACCACATTTCCGTAATTGTCAATATAGATGATGCTGCCAATAATTTGCGTTTTATCATCGTTTACATAGGGTACAATGTTTTTTATTGGTTTTATGTTGGTTATGTTTTTACCAATAACTTCAAGAGTTCCACCACGAGCAATATGGCAAGCTACTTTTACAAAAACATCTAATACAGGAAAACTGGTTTGAATTTTATCGTGTATGTTAATTTCAACAATTTTTTCTGGAGCAATTTCAGAACAAATCATACTCATAATTCCATTGTTGGCACAAATAAAATAGTGACCGTCAAGTTTTATAGCAATATGTTTATTTTCAGCATTAATTTCAGAGTCAATACCAATAATGTGGATAGTGCCTTTAGGAAAACTATTATAGGCGTTTTGAATAATATATGCTGCTTCAGGAATGTTAAATGGTGAAACAGAATGTGAGATATCAACAATCTTAACATCGGGTAGCTCACTATAAATGGCGCCTTTAGTTGCGCCAGCAAAGTAATCTTTTTCACCAAAATCGGTGGTTAATGTTATTATGGCCATTTACAAAATTGTTGATATGTTTTTAGCAAAGTGTCACTCAAATTTATGTATTTTTGAGTTTCATACAAACCTACATAATTTTTTCGTTTTCGTTTTTATGATTAAGATGAAATTATAAGTTTATGAAG containing:
- a CDS encoding FUSC family protein, with product MKKLFTILAVIASIFAVLLSVLPVSNLAIIPAILALVFGLIAFYLSKKAGEVKKIIQFSFLLTIIALALTTYKAIFTETKVADTEVLEATEIKLEEEAIEELEELDIDDSELEGLEIEESDLEDIPIE
- a CDS encoding M28 family peptidase; the protein is MKAFCILSLFALVGTCATPKYTVKIENLKDSIQLSDSTLVAKYVNTITTEELRTHLYKFSSQEFQGRKAGEIGQKLASEFIQSYYQNQNISAPIGLDNYYQTIPSNFLPDDINSSENVLAFIKGSEKPEEVIIISAHLDHLGITEDGKVYRGADDDGSGTVALMEMAQAFNIAKNEGNGPKRSILFLHLTAEEIGKQGSAYYIKKPVFPLENTVANLNIDMIGRVDDKHKNNKNYIYLIGSDRLSKELHYLSEKVNNTYFNINIDYKYNAEGERNGYFTRSDHYNFALQDIPVIFYFNGEHEDYHKISDTPDKIDYPLLEKRTKLIFTTAWEIANKEHRLVLDRDNELLK
- a CDS encoding CRTAC1 family protein — translated: MGLFFILLFFNCNNKKKEQSIKLDQVISIQEGEPDEPTKEMIKKVEEAVAKIDVQNVPYILNSKKVNILAAKLQNLNGLDRVNILFTYGMELLNAGKTEESIATLNEVLSTIEQSNIKNKSQILFVIKKQLAIAYIRKAELDNCLNNHNNESCIIPISPKAQHKLKEGAEKAINILNELLKNNPNDLECQYLLNIANMTLGTYPKNVPSEYRIPESYFSSATNFPKFSDIAMDLGVAENKNAGGTCVDDFNGDGYLDIIASSWGFQDQIKYFENDQNGSFIDKTIDAGLKGVTGGLNLRHADYNNDGYLDFIILRGAWLSNNGGIPNSLMKNNGDGTFTDVTIASGIYSLNPTQTAVWSDFNLDGWVDLFIANEWSENKKSECELFLNQSNGTFKNITKEAGISAIGFFKGVASGDLNNDLYPDLYLSNYSGENTLYINTTKENESPSFKIKTEQANVGMPIYSFPTWVFDYNNDGFEDIFVSGYSTVENLPAQMMMQNIKTNKPINHPLLYKNNGDGTFEEVSLSSNLNEPIATMGCNFGDLDNDGFLDFYLATGDPDYFSIVPNRMYHNISGSKFEDITYSAGFGHIQKGHAIGFGDLDLDGDQDIYAVMGGAFEGDTFQNLLFENPLGNKNNWINIVLQGKESNRCAIGAKLILTIEEHGKMRSIYYSVGTDASFGGNSMMAEIGLGKATLIKKLIVKWPHHTKNVSEFTDIEVNKTIKIVEGNAIDVLNLKTLVFKTKSNNEMQHHNHH
- a CDS encoding M28 family metallopeptidase, with amino-acid sequence MKNLAILLCATLFITSCSSSQNKSKKSSAPETYAKTITASELKDMLYTYASDDFEGRKTGEPGQKKAIEFIKNHYLSANIPSPITEGDYFQDIPASYFSDGIKDSENVLAYIKGSEKPDEVIVISAHLDHIGISKNGDINNGADDDGSGTVAILEIAEAFKAAEKKGNGPKRSILFLHVTGEEIGLFGSRYYANEDPVFPLENTVANLNIDMIGRVDPKHEGGENYLYLIGSDKLSKELHDLSEEVNKEYFNLEFDYTYNDDNDPNRFYYRSDHYNFAKNNIPVIFYFNGTHADYHRPSDTPDKINYEFLETRTRLIFHTAWELANRDERIKLD
- a CDS encoding universal stress protein; the encoded protein is MKTILLPTDFSNNSINAINYAIKLFEHIACDFYILNVQKASSFISDDMMTVSSSATIYTTLVSAAKKSITNIISKIEKTTNNKNHTFHSIVDYDNFVDAINQTCQKHDVDLIIMGTKGASGLDKVIFGSNTVRVMQRCIVPVLAIPEGCTFKKLDTIAFTSSFRSSYFIKDLKPLKDLVKLYNTKLKILHVEEDYNFKEKLNENIKFFKEHFIDVTFDRIISNGKDIYTSIHDYVIEKDIKMIAMLSKKHPFLIRLFSKHSVETFAFKIDVPFLVMHNS
- a CDS encoding DUF4870 domain-containing protein gives rise to the protein MREDNQLLVITHLSQLITLFTGFGSLLLPLVLWLTQKEKVYQMDTHGKNIVNFQLSLIVYCLICIPLILLFGLGLLGFLILGIVSIIFPIVNAIKASRGETATYPFTINFIN
- the dnaN gene encoding DNA polymerase III subunit beta; amino-acid sequence: MKFIVSSTYLLKQLQVLGGVINNSNTLPILDNFLFELDHTKLTVSASDLETTMSSSLDVESDSSGSVAIPARLLLDTLKTFPEQPLTFVVEDNSTVEISSNHGKYALAYADGNEFPKAVALEDPSKTVVTGDVLATAISKTIFAAGNDDLRPVMSGVFFQFSTQGLTFVATDAHKLVKYTREDIKANQVAEFIMPKKPLTLLKGILAASEDDVTIEYNESNAKFTFENSELICRLIDGKYPNYEAVIPKENPNKLVIDRNQFLNSVRRVSIFSNKTTHQIRLKIAGAELNISAEDIDYSNKAEERLTCDYQGDDMQIGFNSRFLTEMLNNLSSDEVQLEMSMPNRAGILTPVDGLDEGEQITMLVMPVMLNS
- a CDS encoding DUF3108 domain-containing protein, which codes for MPRIHLLLICLVTLNLSAQNNTIGINEKLTYTASYNMSGILTDIAQVTMETSPVKTSKATLLRLKCTATTYSKWDNFFKIRDLYESYVNPKTLTPYLYNRDINEGTYYKNMKYTFSHKTKTVKSVQKKKKNQVENKSVSISSGTKDIVSTLYYIRLFDFANMSVGSSKTLPIIFDRKEVRGKITYLGKETISTAIGRKECYKLAIGSSESDVLQGKNNLLWITADENKIPVYGKFKIPVGNGELKIKSASGLKN